A region of Macaca thibetana thibetana isolate TM-01 chromosome 20, ASM2454274v1, whole genome shotgun sequence DNA encodes the following proteins:
- the FAHD1 gene encoding acylpyruvase FAHD1, mitochondrial, with the protein MGIMAASRPLSRFWEWGKNIVCVGRNYADHVREMRSAVLSEPVLFLKPSTAYAPEGSPILMPAYTRNLHHELELGVVMGKRCRAVPEAAAMDYVGGYALCLDMTARDVQDECKKKGLPWTLAKSFTASCPVSAFVPKEKIPDPHKLKLWLKVNGELRQEGETASMIFSIPYIISYVSKIITLEEGDIILTGTPKGVGPVKENDEIEAGIHGLVSMRFKVEKPEY; encoded by the coding sequence ATGGGAATCATGGCAGCCTCCCGGCCACTGTCCCGCTTCTGGGAGTGGGGAAAGAACATCGTCTGCGTGGGGAGGAACTACGCGGACCACGTCAGGGAGATGCGCAGCGCGGTGTTGAGCGAGCCCGTGCTGTTCCTGAAGCCGTCCACGGCCTACGCGCCCGAGGGCTCGCCCATCCTCATGCCCGCGTACACTCGCAACCTGCACCACGAGCtggagctgggcgtggtgatgggcaaaCGCTGCCGCGCGGTCCCCGAGGCCGCGGCCATGGACTACGTGGGCGGTTATGCCCTGTGCCTAGATATGACCGCCCGGGACGTGCAGGACGAGTGCAAGAAGAAGGGGCTGCCCTGGACTCTGGCCAAGAGCTTCACGGCGTCCTGCCCGGTCAGCGCGTTTGTGCCCAAGGAGAAGATCCCTGACCCTCACAAGCTGAAGCTCTGGCTCAAGGTCAACGGCGAACTCAGACAGGAGGGTGAGACAGCCTCCATGATTTTTTCCATCCCCTACATCATCAGCTATGTTTCTAAGATCATAACCTTGGAAGAAGGAGATATTATCTTGACTGGGACGCCAAAGGGAGTTGGACCGGTTAAAGAAAACGATGAGATCGAGGCTGGCATACACGGGCTGGTCAGTATGAGATTTAAGGTGGAAAAGCCAGAATATTGA